A DNA window from Leopardus geoffroyi isolate Oge1 chromosome A1, O.geoffroyi_Oge1_pat1.0, whole genome shotgun sequence contains the following coding sequences:
- the ZNF354A gene encoding zinc finger protein 354A isoform X1 has protein sequence MAIGQREARSQVSLTFEDVAVLFTRDEWRKLGPFQRNLYQDVMLENYSNLVSLGLLFSKPKVISLLQQGEDPWKVEKESPGGPSLGWKGSHKTTKSTQTQDSSFQELIMRRSKRNGPWDFKSEKPCIYEYRVEKRQEKKESVQTILVTHKKILAVEKSHKNAEFGQNFSPKSVLVKQQMVPREETPPKCEIQGNRFKQNPYLLNQPKINTAEKRYKCSICEKTFINTSSLRKHEKNHSGEKLFKCKECSKAFNQSSALIQHQITHTGEKPYVCKECGKAFTLSTSLYKHLRTHTVEKSYRCKECGKSFSRRSGLFIHQKIHARENPHKYNPGRKASGLPGCQRIHLRKKSYLCNECGNTFKSSSSLRYHQRIHTGEKPFKCSECGRAFSQSASLIQHERIHTGEKPYRCNECGKGFTSISRLNRHRIIHTGEKFYNCNECGKALSSHSTLIIHERIHTGEKPCKCKVCGKAFRQSSALIQHQRMHTGERPYKCNECGKTFRCNSSLSNHQRIHTGEKPYRCEECGISFGQSSALIQHRRIHTGEKPFKCNTCGKTFRQSSSRIAHQRIHTGEKPYECNTCGKLFNHRSSLTNHYKIHIEENP, from the exons GTGTCACTGACGTTTGAGGATGTGGCTGTGCTCTTTACGCGGGATGAATGGAGAAAGCTGGGTCCTTTTCAGAGAAACTTGTACCAggatgtgatgctggagaactatAGTAACCTGGTCTCATTGG GACTCCTGTTTTCCAAACCAAAAGTGATCTCCCTGTTGCAGCAAGGAGAAGATCCCTGGAAGGTAGAGAAAGAAAGTCCTGGAGGCCCCTCTCTAG gGTGGAAGGGCAGTCACAAAACCACGAAGTCAACTCAAACACAAGATTCTTCCTTCCAAGAGCTGATAATGAGAAGATCCAAAAGGAATGGACCCTGGGACTTTAAATCAGAAAAACCCTGCATTTATGAATACAGAGTagagaaaaggcaagagaaaaaagaaagtgtccaGACAATTTTAGTCACCCACAAAAAAATCCTTGCTGTagaaaaaagccataaaaatgcTGAATTTGGCCAAAACTTCAGTCCAAAGTCAGTCCTTGTTAAGCAACAGATGGTCCCCAGAGAAGAAACACCACCAAAATGTGAAATACAAGGAAACCGCTTCAAACAGAATCCGTATTTACTTAATCAGCCAAAAATCAACACAGCAGAGAAACGCTATAAATGTAGTATATGTGAAAAAACCTTCATTAACACTTCATCCCTTCGCAAGCATGAGAAAAACCACAGTggagagaaattatttaaatgtaaagaatgttCAAAAGCCTTTAACCAAAGTTCAGCTCTCATTCAACATCAAATaactcatactggagagaagccctatgtgtgtaaagaatgtgggaaagccttcactCTTAGTACATCCCTTTATAAACACCTAAGAACCCATACTGTGGAGAAATCCTATAGATGTAAAGAGTGTGGTAAATCCTTCAGCAGGAGATCTGGCCTTTTTATACATCAAAAAATCCATGCTCGAGAAAATCCCCATAAATACAATCCAGGTAGGAAGGCATCTGGCCTTCCTGGATGTCAGAGAATTCACCTCAGAAAGAAGTCCTATTTATGCAATGAATGTGGCAACACCTTCAAGTCTAGTTCATCCCTTCGTTATCATCAGAGgattcacacaggagagaaaccttttAAGTGTAGTGAATGCGGGAGAGCCTTCAGTCAGAGCGCATCTCTTATTCAGCATGaaagaattcacactggagaaaagccCTATCGATGCAACGAATGTGGAAAAGGTTTTACTTCGATTTCCCGACTGAATAGACACCGAAtaattcatactggtgagaagTTTTATAACTGTAATGAATGTGGTAAAGCCTTAAGTTCCCACTCAACACTGATCATCCATGaaagaattcacactggagagaaaccgtGTAAATGTAAAgtgtgtgggaaagccttcaggcAGAGTTCAGCCCTCATTCAACATCAGAGAATGCACACTGGAGAAAGACCCTATAAATGCAACGAGTGTGGGAAAACATTCAGGTGTAACTCATCCCTTAGTAACcaccagagaattcacacaggagagaaaccgtATCGATGTGAGGAATGTGGGATATCTTTTGGCCAAAGTTCAGCTCTTATTCAGCATCGCAGGATTCATACGGGAGAGAAGCCCTTTAAATGTAACACATGTGGGAAAACTTTCAGACAGAGCTCATCACGGATTGcccatcagagaattcatactggagagaaaccctatgaatgtaacaCATGTGGGAAACTCTTCAACCACAGGTCATCCCTTACTAATCATTACAAAATCCACATTGAAGAGAACCCCTAG
- the ZNF354A gene encoding zinc finger protein 354A isoform X2, whose protein sequence is MLENYSNLVSLGLLFSKPKVISLLQQGEDPWKVEKESPGGPSLGWKGSHKTTKSTQTQDSSFQELIMRRSKRNGPWDFKSEKPCIYEYRVEKRQEKKESVQTILVTHKKILAVEKSHKNAEFGQNFSPKSVLVKQQMVPREETPPKCEIQGNRFKQNPYLLNQPKINTAEKRYKCSICEKTFINTSSLRKHEKNHSGEKLFKCKECSKAFNQSSALIQHQITHTGEKPYVCKECGKAFTLSTSLYKHLRTHTVEKSYRCKECGKSFSRRSGLFIHQKIHARENPHKYNPGRKASGLPGCQRIHLRKKSYLCNECGNTFKSSSSLRYHQRIHTGEKPFKCSECGRAFSQSASLIQHERIHTGEKPYRCNECGKGFTSISRLNRHRIIHTGEKFYNCNECGKALSSHSTLIIHERIHTGEKPCKCKVCGKAFRQSSALIQHQRMHTGERPYKCNECGKTFRCNSSLSNHQRIHTGEKPYRCEECGISFGQSSALIQHRRIHTGEKPFKCNTCGKTFRQSSSRIAHQRIHTGEKPYECNTCGKLFNHRSSLTNHYKIHIEENP, encoded by the exons atgctggagaactatAGTAACCTGGTCTCATTGG GACTCCTGTTTTCCAAACCAAAAGTGATCTCCCTGTTGCAGCAAGGAGAAGATCCCTGGAAGGTAGAGAAAGAAAGTCCTGGAGGCCCCTCTCTAG gGTGGAAGGGCAGTCACAAAACCACGAAGTCAACTCAAACACAAGATTCTTCCTTCCAAGAGCTGATAATGAGAAGATCCAAAAGGAATGGACCCTGGGACTTTAAATCAGAAAAACCCTGCATTTATGAATACAGAGTagagaaaaggcaagagaaaaaagaaagtgtccaGACAATTTTAGTCACCCACAAAAAAATCCTTGCTGTagaaaaaagccataaaaatgcTGAATTTGGCCAAAACTTCAGTCCAAAGTCAGTCCTTGTTAAGCAACAGATGGTCCCCAGAGAAGAAACACCACCAAAATGTGAAATACAAGGAAACCGCTTCAAACAGAATCCGTATTTACTTAATCAGCCAAAAATCAACACAGCAGAGAAACGCTATAAATGTAGTATATGTGAAAAAACCTTCATTAACACTTCATCCCTTCGCAAGCATGAGAAAAACCACAGTggagagaaattatttaaatgtaaagaatgttCAAAAGCCTTTAACCAAAGTTCAGCTCTCATTCAACATCAAATaactcatactggagagaagccctatgtgtgtaaagaatgtgggaaagccttcactCTTAGTACATCCCTTTATAAACACCTAAGAACCCATACTGTGGAGAAATCCTATAGATGTAAAGAGTGTGGTAAATCCTTCAGCAGGAGATCTGGCCTTTTTATACATCAAAAAATCCATGCTCGAGAAAATCCCCATAAATACAATCCAGGTAGGAAGGCATCTGGCCTTCCTGGATGTCAGAGAATTCACCTCAGAAAGAAGTCCTATTTATGCAATGAATGTGGCAACACCTTCAAGTCTAGTTCATCCCTTCGTTATCATCAGAGgattcacacaggagagaaaccttttAAGTGTAGTGAATGCGGGAGAGCCTTCAGTCAGAGCGCATCTCTTATTCAGCATGaaagaattcacactggagaaaagccCTATCGATGCAACGAATGTGGAAAAGGTTTTACTTCGATTTCCCGACTGAATAGACACCGAAtaattcatactggtgagaagTTTTATAACTGTAATGAATGTGGTAAAGCCTTAAGTTCCCACTCAACACTGATCATCCATGaaagaattcacactggagagaaaccgtGTAAATGTAAAgtgtgtgggaaagccttcaggcAGAGTTCAGCCCTCATTCAACATCAGAGAATGCACACTGGAGAAAGACCCTATAAATGCAACGAGTGTGGGAAAACATTCAGGTGTAACTCATCCCTTAGTAACcaccagagaattcacacaggagagaaaccgtATCGATGTGAGGAATGTGGGATATCTTTTGGCCAAAGTTCAGCTCTTATTCAGCATCGCAGGATTCATACGGGAGAGAAGCCCTTTAAATGTAACACATGTGGGAAAACTTTCAGACAGAGCTCATCACGGATTGcccatcagagaattcatactggagagaaaccctatgaatgtaacaCATGTGGGAAACTCTTCAACCACAGGTCATCCCTTACTAATCATTACAAAATCCACATTGAAGAGAACCCCTAG
- the ZNF354A gene encoding zinc finger protein 354A isoform X3 — protein sequence MRRSKRNGPWDFKSEKPCIYEYRVEKRQEKKESVQTILVTHKKILAVEKSHKNAEFGQNFSPKSVLVKQQMVPREETPPKCEIQGNRFKQNPYLLNQPKINTAEKRYKCSICEKTFINTSSLRKHEKNHSGEKLFKCKECSKAFNQSSALIQHQITHTGEKPYVCKECGKAFTLSTSLYKHLRTHTVEKSYRCKECGKSFSRRSGLFIHQKIHARENPHKYNPGRKASGLPGCQRIHLRKKSYLCNECGNTFKSSSSLRYHQRIHTGEKPFKCSECGRAFSQSASLIQHERIHTGEKPYRCNECGKGFTSISRLNRHRIIHTGEKFYNCNECGKALSSHSTLIIHERIHTGEKPCKCKVCGKAFRQSSALIQHQRMHTGERPYKCNECGKTFRCNSSLSNHQRIHTGEKPYRCEECGISFGQSSALIQHRRIHTGEKPFKCNTCGKTFRQSSSRIAHQRIHTGEKPYECNTCGKLFNHRSSLTNHYKIHIEENP from the coding sequence ATGAGAAGATCCAAAAGGAATGGACCCTGGGACTTTAAATCAGAAAAACCCTGCATTTATGAATACAGAGTagagaaaaggcaagagaaaaaagaaagtgtccaGACAATTTTAGTCACCCACAAAAAAATCCTTGCTGTagaaaaaagccataaaaatgcTGAATTTGGCCAAAACTTCAGTCCAAAGTCAGTCCTTGTTAAGCAACAGATGGTCCCCAGAGAAGAAACACCACCAAAATGTGAAATACAAGGAAACCGCTTCAAACAGAATCCGTATTTACTTAATCAGCCAAAAATCAACACAGCAGAGAAACGCTATAAATGTAGTATATGTGAAAAAACCTTCATTAACACTTCATCCCTTCGCAAGCATGAGAAAAACCACAGTggagagaaattatttaaatgtaaagaatgttCAAAAGCCTTTAACCAAAGTTCAGCTCTCATTCAACATCAAATaactcatactggagagaagccctatgtgtgtaaagaatgtgggaaagccttcactCTTAGTACATCCCTTTATAAACACCTAAGAACCCATACTGTGGAGAAATCCTATAGATGTAAAGAGTGTGGTAAATCCTTCAGCAGGAGATCTGGCCTTTTTATACATCAAAAAATCCATGCTCGAGAAAATCCCCATAAATACAATCCAGGTAGGAAGGCATCTGGCCTTCCTGGATGTCAGAGAATTCACCTCAGAAAGAAGTCCTATTTATGCAATGAATGTGGCAACACCTTCAAGTCTAGTTCATCCCTTCGTTATCATCAGAGgattcacacaggagagaaaccttttAAGTGTAGTGAATGCGGGAGAGCCTTCAGTCAGAGCGCATCTCTTATTCAGCATGaaagaattcacactggagaaaagccCTATCGATGCAACGAATGTGGAAAAGGTTTTACTTCGATTTCCCGACTGAATAGACACCGAAtaattcatactggtgagaagTTTTATAACTGTAATGAATGTGGTAAAGCCTTAAGTTCCCACTCAACACTGATCATCCATGaaagaattcacactggagagaaaccgtGTAAATGTAAAgtgtgtgggaaagccttcaggcAGAGTTCAGCCCTCATTCAACATCAGAGAATGCACACTGGAGAAAGACCCTATAAATGCAACGAGTGTGGGAAAACATTCAGGTGTAACTCATCCCTTAGTAACcaccagagaattcacacaggagagaaaccgtATCGATGTGAGGAATGTGGGATATCTTTTGGCCAAAGTTCAGCTCTTATTCAGCATCGCAGGATTCATACGGGAGAGAAGCCCTTTAAATGTAACACATGTGGGAAAACTTTCAGACAGAGCTCATCACGGATTGcccatcagagaattcatactggagagaaaccctatgaatgtaacaCATGTGGGAAACTCTTCAACCACAGGTCATCCCTTACTAATCATTACAAAATCCACATTGAAGAGAACCCCTAG